The following are encoded together in the Triticum dicoccoides isolate Atlit2015 ecotype Zavitan chromosome 6B, WEW_v2.0, whole genome shotgun sequence genome:
- the LOC119321582 gene encoding BTB/POZ and MATH domain-containing protein 1-like, with amino-acid sequence MDASQGSIVRVSSRRTQETMEATVAFEIAGYSLLKGLDRGEFLSSPPFSISGYEWCILYYPDGSGDERSQGYASVFLKLLTKNALVRALYKLWHLDAVRGHMIKPVFSNQVTNVFGPKSPSSGFEKFMKTTELTYVWNDCLVMEWEVCIIKETLEIQVLPSELSDNLATLLEGKKGADVTFKVQGEIFFAHKILLAMRSAVFDAKFYGPMAMGEKEAHDITIDDMQPPVFKAFLHFIYTDSLPSMVDLDDNDKIEIVKHLLVGADKYAMERMKVICEGMLCKSLDVETVATILALAEQYHCSNLKDACIKFMLSLNRMNDVLASQGYLHLKRSFPHIIVNLFERTVKSRKF; translated from the coding sequence ATGGACGCATCACAGGGTTCAATAGTGAGGGTGTCGTCGAGGCGCACACAAGAGACGATGGAGGCCACGGTCGCGTTTGAGATTGCCGGCTACAGCCTGCTCAAGGGCCTCGATAGAGGTGAATTCCTCTCTTCTCCACCATTCTCCATCAGTGGTTATGAATGGTGTATCCTCTACTATCCCGACGGTTCCGGGGACGAGAGGAGCCAAGGTTATGCCTCTGTCTTCCTCAAACTCCTGACCAAGAACGCCCTGGTGAGGGCGCTCTATAAGTTGTGGCATCTAGATGCGGTTAGGGGGCACATGATTAAGCCGGTGTTCAGCAACCAAGTGACAAATGTGTTCGGCCCTAAAAGCCCATCTTCGGGCTTTGAAAAGTTCATGAAGACCACCGAGCTGACGTATGTGTGGAATGATTGTCTTGTGATGGAGTGGGAAGTCTGTATTATCAAGGAAACACTAGAGATCCAAGTGCTGCCCTCTGAGCTTTCGGATAATCTTGCAACATTGCTAGAGGGGAAGAAAGGAGCAGACGTAACTTTCAAGGTTCAAGGGGAGATTTTTTTTGCTCATAAGATTTTGCTTGCGATGCGGTCTGCAGTCTTTGACGCCAAGTTCTACGGGCCTATGGCTATGGGGGAGAAAGAGGCACATGACATAACTATCGACGACATGCAACCTCCTGTTTTCAAGGCATTTCTTCACTTCATCTACACAGATTCATTGCCTTCCATGGTTGATCTTGATGATAATGATAAAATAGAAATTGTGAAGCACTTACTTGTGGGTGCAGATAAGTATGCAATGGAAAGGATGAAGGTGATATGTGAAGGCATGCTATGCAAGAGTCTTGATGTCGAGACTGTGGCGACAATATTAGCTCTAGCTGAGCAGTATCATTGCAGCAATCTCAAAGATGCTTGCATTAAATTTATGCTCTCTTTGAATAGAATGAATGACGTGCTCGCAAGCCAAGGGTATCTACATCTCAAAAGATCGTTTCCTCACATCATTGTTAATTTGTTTGAGAGGACGGTTAAGTCCCGCAAATTTTAG